ccaggaagacttcctgagAGCCCCACGCCCCCTCAGAACTTCTAGAAGGTCCCCCTGCCCAGAGCCTGGGATCCCAGCATTCTTTTTTGCTTCAGTCAAGGGCGTGCTGGCTGGGGGCAGCCGACTGTCAAAATTTTTAGGAATTCTGTGGCACGGTTATTTAGCATACCCATTAttagaaattatataaacttataattacttgttacattaaaaacaaagctgatactcaaaactcatcacttcctaattatttcacTGCACTTTATTAGTAGCTATGCTTTGAGGTTATTTACGTCTCCTGTATCTATAGGGTGGAAATGTCATTATGACGGCGGGCACACAGCTTCCCAACTCTGTGTTCAGGGACATCAGCCATAgcaggagtatttacaccatggaaattggtaAACGTTACAAATCAGGGcttgatttattgttttgttgattgtcCAGATTTAAGCAAGAGATGAGAAAGAGCTGATAATGCTCACAGTACAGATTATACTTCAAATCGGCGCGCCCTATCCACGACCGTCACGCTGTACACAGAACAAAAGCCTGAGAAATATTCTTAAAAGAATATCCTCAAATAGTCTCAACACAAAACTATCCTCTAATTCAGCAAAGAAGTTGCTATGACATTGACCAAGTAAAGTTTCAACATTTGTCTTGCTGTCTTACTCATTCACACAAACGAAAAGGCCAAACGACATTCGTGTTAGAACGATACTCGCTTGTCAGCTGGCTGTGGATACGAGCATTCGGAAAAAATCAACGAAAGTATTCTGAGAAAAATCAATTTGCTATATGGAATTCACAATAAAAAACATTACATACTTTTTATTTGTAAGTTGCACACTAAACATCCTTTATATCAGTGAAATTTACAATAAACATATACAAGTGTGtcagtgtgtacacacacatgtatttttTCTGGAGAGCTAGTTGTCCCAGGCATAACAAGCAAAAGTGTCTCCGGACACGGCCAAATAGCCCCAGGGGAACAAAATCAGCTTGGTTGAGAGCCGCTGTCCTAGGCAGACCGTGCGTCTCCCGAGGGCCACTGGAGGCGCCCACGTCCCGCAGACCACCTTGCGCAGGGCCTCGGCCTGGCAGGCATGGGCAGGATTTCCCTGTGTTTAGGGGGCGACTTCCAGGGGCCTGCCCATTAGGAATCCCACTCTCCACCAGGTCCCCTCTTCCCCAGACATGCAGGGGAAGGGGTCTAAGTACAGAGGATCACGTGGGGGCTCACACACAGGCTCTGCAGTCAGCCTGACCCAAGCTCAAATCCCACCTCTGACATCTGCAGGCAGgttgacctcaggcaagtcacatAACCTCTCATAGCTCAGTGGCCTTGTCTGTAAAAATGGGCACAGTGCTCACGTCCACCCGCtggggagattaaatgagatgatgaatgtcaAATGCCTCACACGGGTTCCGGTACACAGGAAGGGCTCCCAGAATATTAGCCGTTTTCTCACAACGTGGCAACCAGaaacctgcccccacccccaacacaaCAGCTTCTTGGCCTTACCTGTGAGATGTAGCCTGGGGGGATGTGGCCGTCCTCCTGGGACTTGGGTGCACCATGAGAAGCCTCCCCTTGGAGACGCCGAGCCTCCCCTTGGAGACGCCAGGCCTCCAACTGGGCACGAAGGGACTGGACCTATCGCAGGGGTGGGCAGGAAGGCGAGGTCAGCGAGGGCCTGAAAGTGGGGATGTAGCTGATGGGAGGAAGTGGCCCTCGTGTGGAGATGCAGGCAAGGGGGACATTCTAGGTGCTTCCTGGATGGTCAGGTCAGAAACCCAGGAGAGTGCTGGCCCAGAGTAGGATCGACAGGGCTGGGAGCAGGACACTGCGGTCACCCCCACGTTATGTAGGTGGGGAGAAATgccttggagcctcagtttcccattagTAAAACGGTGATGAGGTCTACCCTATGGGACCATGAGActgctgtgaggattacatgagccAATGTAGGTAAAGAGGGCCTAGCACAAGGCTTGGGATGCagaaggtactcagtaaatggtctctcccttctcttcctcttcccttctatGTGACTGCTGAGGACAGAACTCAgatgggaaaacaaaaacaaaaagtcccCAAGGTCCAGGAAAGAAGATTCTAGTTCATAAGGaatcgggggggggggcgggggcagggtgtCAGTGGTCAGGGGTGAGCTCCCCATCATTGTAGGTATGCAAGATAAATGCCATAGAGTGACTGCAGGGATAGGAAGGGTGTTGGTAGGGTGAGGAGGCTCCCAGAGGCCAGTGCCGCCTACCTCCCTCTCCAGTGCCTCATGGCTGTCGCTTGGGGCCCCCCGGCGCTCCCCGCGGCTTTGGTTGAGCAGGGCGGTGAGAGGTACCCGCTTGTTCTCCCGCAGGGGCAACTTCTCCAGCTCCTGCCACTTCTTCTCGATCTCCTCACTGAGCCGGTTCTGCTGGTCCTCAGTCAAGGGGGCACCCAGGCCCCGGCGCGGACCCTCGCCGGCCGGTGTCTCCGTGGCCCTGCTGTCCGTGGCCTGGAACCACTTGCGTCGCTCCTCGGAACGCTGGGCCAGGTCCCGCTCCAGCTCCTCCTGCTTGGCCGGGCGGTCGAGAGCGCGGGCCGGGGTGCGGGCCCGCTGCAGGGAGCCCTGAGTCAGCGGGGAGAGCTCCACGTAGTCCAGTGACTGCCGCTGCCCGTCCGCCTTCCGGGGGCCGCCCCAGCCGATGACCTCAGAGCCTGCCCGCTGCTCCCCCGCCTTCAGGGAGCCCTTCGGCGTGCCGTAGCTGTGCAGCGTGTTCTCCTTATTGCAGTCTGAGAGCCTAGGGGGCCAGCAGAGCCACATCAGGCGAGACCTTGCCCTCTTGGTCCCAAAACAAGCACTTCTGCAGTGTCGCCCGTGCACCGGGGTCAGGGGACAGACCCCAGTGGAGGAAGCAGCTTAGAACTAGAGCTTCATCATTAACAGACCCTGGGAAccatcccagctcagccacttaccGGCAGAGGGTCCAGGATACCTGGCctctctctctgaccctcagttacctcatctgtgaTATGGGACAACAGTGCCACGCACAGGAGGGACTAGGTGAGCAAACGTGTGCAAAGCGACCAGGAAGCCCTTCGAGAATGTGATCGAAGCATTAGTATTAAGGGTGCGCTGTTTGACAAGGCCCTAGGTTCAAGAGCCTCACAGCGGAATAGGGGAGATGCCCAGGGTCACTGCTGGTGAGATGAACGGTGGCCTCTGGGTGGGTGCACAGAGCACAAACTGTGGAGACCCGTAACGACTGAGGCAGTTCCCCTCTTCTTCCATAGCAATACTGAGTACGTGCTTACCCGGCCAAACACTAAAGCATCCCTTGGGGCTACACGTGGCCGTGTGACTCCACTCTGCCCAGTGCATACGAGAGGTGGCACGTTTTGAAGGACCAGCCGCGCCCTGGCCTGGCTCCTGGCTGGGACCCATGAGAATGTGAACAGTGCTCTGGCGCAGAGGCAAGACTGTGGGCTGCTGTGGAGCGAGAAAGAAACCTGTCCCTTGTTTAAACCCgtgtttggggtttctttgttgtAGCAGCGGAGCCTATATACTAAATCACAGTCCAGCTGCACGGTAGCTGAGAGTTTACAAGGGGCCTCCATGCACGTCCTCGCATGACACACCTCGGTGTGACACGTGAGGAACATGAAACTCAGGCCAGACGGCAACTGGCCTAAGGTTGACCAGCCAGGGTGTGGCCAGGCAGGTGGACGCGCACTCAGCACCCCTCGATACCATGCTTCCGTTCCTACTGCCCAGCAGCCAGAGTCTCAGCCCCTACGGGCATCtggggtttatcctgtgtggggcTCTACCACCAGGTCACTCGGTCCTCCTGCCCCTCTACCCTCAGTGACCGCCACAGGGAGTGAGCTCCCCACCCAGACTAA
The Globicephala melas chromosome 10, mGloMel1.2, whole genome shotgun sequence genome window above contains:
- the TRIOBP gene encoding TRIO and F-actin-binding protein isoform X5, whose translation is MGGWKGLGQRRGREGPDERRRPAERGGGGGGIPAPLSPAREPFPPSCLLLSPPRGAAMTPDLLNFKKGWMSILDEPGEWKKHWFVLTDSSLKYYRDSTAEEADELDGEIDLRCCTDVTEYAVQRNYGFQIHTKDAVYTLSAMTSGIRRNWIEALRKTVRPTSAPDVTKLSDCNKENTLHSYGTPKGSLKAGEQRAGSEVIGWGGPRKADGQRQSLDYVELSPLTQGSLQRARTPARALDRPAKQEELERDLAQRSEERRKWFQATDSRATETPAGEGPRRGLGAPLTEDQQNRLSEEIEKKWQELEKLPLRENKRVPLTALLNQSRGERRGAPSDSHEALEREVQSLRAQLEAWRLQGEARRLQGEASHGAPKSQEDGHIPPGYISQRVDVSTVPIFTDKATEL